A stretch of Dermochelys coriacea isolate rDerCor1 chromosome 6, rDerCor1.pri.v4, whole genome shotgun sequence DNA encodes these proteins:
- the LOC119856901 gene encoding LOW QUALITY PROTEIN: olfactory receptor 1009-like (The sequence of the model RefSeq protein was modified relative to this genomic sequence to represent the inferred CDS: inserted 2 bases in 2 codons), producing the protein LKNLNEVDICYSSVVIPRLLADFLTTDKSISYTGCMAQMAFFLLHGTVECLLLATMAYDRFLAICHPLLYHTLMSRGMCVRLVAVAYTLSMANSAVQTSNVFWLPFCGPNNINHYFCDIPPLLQLVCTDTITAKXILYIFSALAXMTTLTIILVSYCYILVTVGSMSSAEVRRKALSTCASHFTAIFLFYGTVFFMYIKPRAADSMDQDKVISVFYTIVIPMLNPLIYSLRNREVKDSLKRKICGKIFP; encoded by the exons GGTTGACATCTGCTACTCCTCTGTGGTCATCCCCCGGCTGCTGGCTGATTTCCTCACCACCGACAAGTCCATCTCCTACACTGGCTGCATGGCACAGATGGCTTTCTTCTTACTCCATGGCACAGTGGAGTGCCTGCTCCTGGCCACCATGGCCTATGACCGGTTTCTGGCCATCTGCCACCCCCTTCTCTACCACACTCTCATGTCCAGGGGGATGTGCGTACGACTGGTGGCTGTGGCCTACACCCTCAGCATGGCCAACTCAGCCGTGCAGACCAGCAATGTCTTCTGGCTTCCCTTCTGCGGCCCCAACAACATCAATCACTACTTCTGTGATATCCCCCCTCTGCTGCAGCTCGTGTGCACCGACACCATCACGGCCA GTATTCTCTACATCTTCTCCGCCCTGG ACATGACCACCTTGACCATCATCCTGGTGTCCTACTGCTACATCCTGGTCACTGTTGGGAGTATGAGCTCAGCAGAGGTCCGCCGGAAGGCCCTGTCCACCTGTGCCTCCCACTTCACAGCCATCTTCCTCTTTTATGGCACAGTCTTCTTCATGTACATCAAGCCCAGAGCAGCAGACTCAATGGATCAGGACAAGGTCATCTCAGTGTTCTACACCATTGTCATCCCCATGTTGAACCCCCTGATCTATAGCCTGAGGAACAGGGAGGTAAAGGACTCCCTGAAAAGGAAGATCTGTGGGAAGATATTTCCTTAA